The Paenibacillus yonginensis genome segment CACAAAGGGCAAAAACGAGTTGTAAATTTTGAACCTGGGAAAGTCAATATTATTACGGGTAGTTCAGGTACTGGAAAGTCGGCATTAATTGAGATTGTTGAATACTGCTTGGGTAGAGGAAAATGCCTCGTTCCCGAGGGAATTATTCGTGATACAGTTTCATGGTATGGAGTAAGATTGAAGTTTGAATCTGATGAAGTATTTATCGGGAGAGCTAATCCAGCAAAATCAGCTCTTAGCACAAATGCATCTTATTTGGAAATAGGTAGTGTAGTTCCTAGCCCAGATAGTATCCCTGTAGCAAACACAACTAGCGATGCAATCTCGGACTTCTTGACACAGAAGATAGGAATTTCACCTAATATTCATACGCCCCCTATTGGACAAACAAGAGATGCATTAGAAGCAAATATTAAACATGCTCTTTTTTACTGCTTCCAGCAACAAGACGAAATCGCAAGTAAGAGATATCTATTCCATAGACAATCTGAAGACTTTATGAAACAAACAATAAAAGATACTCTGCCTTACTTTTTAGGAGCTATTCAAGAAGATAGGTTAGCATTAGAGCAAGAACTAGCTCGTTCTAAACGGGAATTGAAGAAAGCGGAGCAAATACTAAAAGAAGCTGAATTGATAAGAGGAGAGGGCGTTAGTAAGGCGGTTGGCCTACTCTCAGAAGCACGTGAAGTTGGTTTAATTGATGCCGCGGCAAACTACCAAAATATCGCATTAGTCGAACTGGTAAGGTTGCTACAACCTTTATCAGAATGGAAACCAGGAGAAGTTGAGTTTCCTGGAGCTGAAAAGTTAACTCAACTTCAAGTTGAGCTTCATAGAACTAGAATTGATTACAATGAGAAAACTGAGGCAATTAGGGCTGCGAGAACTTTTGTCAATGAAGCAAATGGATACGCTGAAGAAGTACAGCAACAAGAATTTAGACTGGAGTCAATAAACTTATTTAATACGGGTAACCATGATCCTAACACTTGTCCACTATGCTCTAGTTACGTGGAAGAATTAGCACCTCATGCTACTGCAATTAGTAATTCATTGCAACAGGTGAGAGAAAACTTGGAAACCGCTGTGAAAGAGCGACCGAGATTGAGGGAATACATTGAGAATCTGGAGAGGGAGCAAGAAGGATTATTAAAAAGGATTCAAGAATTGAATCAAGAGATTGACGGCATTTTTCGAGAACAGACTGCAGCTAGACAGCTACGCGATTTGAATGTTAGGCGTGGTAGAGTAGCAGGGCGTATTAGCTTATGGCTAGAGAGTGTTAATGTAGACAATGACATAACTAAATACGTGGAAGCAGTAAATCAAGCTAAACAAAAAGTAATCCTATTAGAAAGTCAATTAGATGAGGAAAATAAACAAGAAAGATTGCAATCAATTTTAAATCGAATTGGAATTCAAATGACAGAATGGTCTAATAATTTAAATTTGGAGCATAGTGGCGATCCTGTAAGGTTTGATCTGACCAATGTCACGGTAGTAATAGATAGAGAAGACAGACCAATAACTTTAGAAAGAATGGGTAGTGGGCAGAATTGGGTAGCATATCATTTGTTGGTGCATTTGGCACTTCACAAATTTCTTGTTCAACACAGCAGACCAGTACCTAGATTTTTATTTTTGGATCAACCTACACAGGTTTATTATCCTAGGGATCAAGACAGCGAACTTCTTGGCTCTATAAACCATCTTATTGATGATGATAAATTGGCAGTAAGAAGGATGTTTGACCTTATATTCAATGTTATTGAGAGCCTTTCGCCAAACTTTCAAGTAATTATAACAGACCATGCAGACTTGGCGGATTCTAGGTTCCAATCTGCTGTTGTGGAACGATGGAGAGGAGATGCATTAATTCCAGACGATTGGCGGTAGACTCATCTATACTTAAATCGTTGTTATCACAAAATGATTGATTAATACGAACAATAGATTGAACAGACGGGATCCAAATTAATAAAGAACTATTTTCCACAATGGTATGGGGTGAGGTCTTCGCTTAAGAGTGTGAGGATGCATATGAAGAATACAAAAAAATTATTGTTAAAAGAGTCTACATTATTAGTAGATCTTGCATTCATTTTCTTTATTTTATGTGGAGTTAGCACAATATTTGTTATCTATACCCCAAAAGAAGTATTAGTTAGAATAATTGAATGGAATCGTGATTTGGAGTGGTCACAAAATTGGTGGGGACTGTATACAGTCTATTTAATTGAAGCTTTTTTAATTTCTTTTTTTTGGGATTTAATATTGTACAGGTTCTTTTTTGTAACAAACTTTTTCTATAGAGAGTTAACGAATCGATTAATTAAGAAAAGATGGTTGATAGTTAAATTGATTCGAATAAAATATGGCTTTGATAAGATATACTACTACTTAAGACCCGGGATGATTAAAAGTTCTAGTACGAGTGATAAAGAATTAATTGATGAGATAACGGCTCCTAAAGTATATGAATGGATTAAGTTTCTGTTCTTCGTAGTAATATCATTTCATTCATTACTAGCTGGTATTTTAACATTTTTAACCTATGAAGGATCCCCAATAGGTAAAGTTATTAGTTATAGCAAAGATAAATGGGGGGAGGGGCTTCATTTTTTATTAGACAACTTAACGAAATTATCTGCGGTTGTGGTGTTTGTGTTGTTAATTTTCTTATGGTATTTCGTAAGTAAATATGGTGTGACAAGAAGAGCCATCGCCCAGGCTAATAAGAAGAAATTAGAAGATGTTATACAGTTATTTAGAAAACTGGATGAACCAATTAGTAAAGTTATTTTGAAGGGCTCCGAAAATATTCAATATGCTTTTAACTGTTATGATCTAATTCAAGAGTTTTGGGTTTTCAATAAATACCCGAATGTATTTATAAAGAGTCATAGAAATTACTTAATAACAGAGTGGGAAAGAGAAGGCTCAAATTATTTTTTATTCAACGATATTGCTGAAATAGATGATGTAATTAAAGGCCTTGAAATTCTAAATTCCCCAGAAAATAAAAAATTCACATATTGGTTTTCAAGGTACAGATTTGAACTGGTAAGGTTTATAAACATGACAAGCATTCGCGTTGATAAGTTAGGGACATACGATAGACTCCTTTTCACTAAAAAAGGATTTAGCAGCATTACAGAAAAAAAAACCTTCAAGATTTGTTGTTAAAGATGAAAACGTTAAACATATGAATGTAGAAAAACTAAAAGATGAAAAAGACTTTTTTATCCGTTATGTGCTGAATAGAAATATTATCGAAGGAATAGAATTACTTTATGCTTTTTATAGATACATTGAAACATTGAATAAAGTAATGCACATTGAATCAGATAAGCTTGGTAGGGGAATTCGACTATTTACTGGTAAGGAATAAGGTGGATGCTCTTATCAGCATGAATTGATGCATAATGTAAAAATTATATGGAGGCATAAACTATCAGGGGGATAAATATGTACTTTCAAAAAACATTTGCTCACATTGAGGGAAATCCTAACCTTCGAGAACCACAAGTTCAAGGATACTTAAGAGTGAAAGAATATTTTGAATCTCCAGTTGATCATAAACCTGCGTTAGTTACTTTGCCTACAGGAGTGGGGAAAACTGGACTTATGGCTATCTTGCCTTACGGCATAGCTAAGGACAGGGTTTTAATTGTTACTCCAAATCGGACAATTCGTAATACAGTTACTGATAGCCTTGATCCAAGATACGAGCATAACTTCTGGTGGAATCGCAAAGTCATTAATGTTCCATCCAACTTGCCTGAAGTTATTGAATATGAAGGTGATCCAAGAACACTAGAACAAGCCAAAATTGTGATTACTAACATTCATCGAATTCAATCCCACAATACAAGTTCATTATTACAGAAGGTACCGCGGGATTTTTTCGATATGATTATTATCGACGAAGCACATCATTCTCCAGCAGCATCATGGGTAGAGATGGAAGATTATTTCAATTCGGCAAAGATTGTTAAAATAACGGGTACTCCTTTTAGATCGGACAAAAAGGAAATCTATGCTGAGGATATTTATTCATATCCGCTCAGTCGGGCGATGATAAAAGGCTACGTGAAGCAGCTTGTAAAAAAAGAGTATATACCAGATCAGTTGACCTTCAAGGTACAAGGATTTGAGGAAGACGTATCATTGGAGGAAGTATTGAAACTAAAAGACAGCGACTGGGTGGAACGAACGGTAGCCTACTCAACACAGTGCAGTGAAGCTGTTGTAAAAAGAAGCCTCCAAATCATGACTGAGAAAAGAGAAGCAACAGGAGTACCTCATAAAATCATTGCTGTTGCTTGTTCCATTGAACATGCAAGGGAGATTAAACAGCTATACGAGGCGGCAGAATGTCCTGCATCAATTATACACAGTGACATGGAACCTTCTGAACAAGATCGGGAAAGGGTGGACTTTCACAATGATCGAACGCATGTAATTGTAAATGTCGGAATGCTTGGTGAAGGATACGACCATCCCTACATCTCTATTGCCGCGATATTCCGGCCATTTAAGAGCTTATCGGCATACGCACAATTTGCAGGAAGAGCATTGCGTTCAATACCGGATGCAAAAGACGCGGCAATAGATAATGTTGCACATCTCGTATATCACAACGCACTTGGACTAGAGGAGCTGTGGGAGTACTACAGTAAAGAACAACAAAAGGCTGAGATCATCGACCGGTTAGAGAAATTATTCGAGGAGAATGAAGGTGGAGGCTCCTCTGACGGTAATGGTGGATCAGAGCTTGATGTTGGGGAAGCTAGACAATCAGAAAGCTATAGAGAAGAACTGAAGACATTTGTTGGTGATGAAACCATATTGGAAGCGTATGAAGAGGCAATTCGTCAGAGCAGAAACAAGACCGAAGAAGCATTAGAAGCACTAAGGTCAAAGGGTATTCCGGTTACTGACGAGATGATTAAACTTATCGAAGGGTCTACGTTTGAAGATATTGCGAAATCGAAAAGACCCGACCTTGAATTGAAAGAGCGTCGACAAGAATTAAAAACATACATTGAAAATGGAATCGCGGAAATATTAACTGCAAAGGGTCTGAACCCCAAAGGGAAAGCAGAAGATATTGCTACAAAGTTGGGTTATTATCGTGATACACAACTAGCCTTAGATGGACTATGCGTCAAAATAATTAACGAACAATTGCTGAAGGCGATTGGGTATCCAAGAAAGCAATGGTCTATTGCCGACTTTAAGCAAGCAAGGCCACTGGCTGAAAAACATGTGGCATATTTATCGGAAAGACTTTAGAATGAGTTTATTAACCGAAAGGAGGGTAACAATTGCTTAGTGTGCAGGAATTAAAAGTAAAGTTAGCACATGTTCTTGCCAATAAGGGGATTCCTCCTTTTGTGTTGGCAAACAATATTAGCGAAGCAAATTATGATGAGATTTCCCTGTACAAACGAGATCAAATGATTATCGTTGACATGTACTACAAAGATGAAGAAACAGGTGAACCGCTACAATTTAGGTATACGTACAACAAGGAAGAGGTACTGCTCAAATCAGAAATGATAATAGCAGGACGTTCAAGTGTAATGTGGGATAGAGAAGCAGAAATAGCTAGTTTGAGCAAGCAAATTCAGCAAGCTGAAGCTTTGGTCAAGTTATAAGCGTGAGGGGCCTAGGAGATGATCCAGGCCCCTTTGCTTTTGAGGTGTGTAGCGGAGTTTAGTTTACCCTAAAAACCGATACGGTGAACCGTATCACAAGTAGGGCGAAATTTTATGAGAAGAGGCCGCTCCAGTGTGTTAATTGTATTGTCTTTTGGATATTACTGTTGTTGCTAGTTGGCAACAGTACGCTCAGCTAACATGGCGTACTAATTCCT includes the following:
- a CDS encoding DUF3732 domain-containing protein gives rise to the protein MQILEIVLYSHKGQKRVVNFEPGKVNIITGSSGTGKSALIEIVEYCLGRGKCLVPEGIIRDTVSWYGVRLKFESDEVFIGRANPAKSALSTNASYLEIGSVVPSPDSIPVANTTSDAISDFLTQKIGISPNIHTPPIGQTRDALEANIKHALFYCFQQQDEIASKRYLFHRQSEDFMKQTIKDTLPYFLGAIQEDRLALEQELARSKRELKKAEQILKEAELIRGEGVSKAVGLLSEAREVGLIDAAANYQNIALVELVRLLQPLSEWKPGEVEFPGAEKLTQLQVELHRTRIDYNEKTEAIRAARTFVNEANGYAEEVQQQEFRLESINLFNTGNHDPNTCPLCSSYVEELAPHATAISNSLQQVRENLETAVKERPRLREYIENLEREQEGLLKRIQELNQEIDGIFREQTAARQLRDLNVRRGRVAGRISLWLESVNVDNDITKYVEAVNQAKQKVILLESQLDEENKQERLQSILNRIGIQMTEWSNNLNLEHSGDPVRFDLTNVTVVIDREDRPITLERMGSGQNWVAYHLLVHLALHKFLVQHSRPVPRFLFLDQPTQVYYPRDQDSELLGSINHLIDDDKLAVRRMFDLIFNVIESLSPNFQVIITDHADLADSRFQSAVVERWRGDALIPDDWR
- a CDS encoding DEAD/DEAH box helicase, with protein sequence MYFQKTFAHIEGNPNLREPQVQGYLRVKEYFESPVDHKPALVTLPTGVGKTGLMAILPYGIAKDRVLIVTPNRTIRNTVTDSLDPRYEHNFWWNRKVINVPSNLPEVIEYEGDPRTLEQAKIVITNIHRIQSHNTSSLLQKVPRDFFDMIIIDEAHHSPAASWVEMEDYFNSAKIVKITGTPFRSDKKEIYAEDIYSYPLSRAMIKGYVKQLVKKEYIPDQLTFKVQGFEEDVSLEEVLKLKDSDWVERTVAYSTQCSEAVVKRSLQIMTEKREATGVPHKIIAVACSIEHAREIKQLYEAAECPASIIHSDMEPSEQDRERVDFHNDRTHVIVNVGMLGEGYDHPYISIAAIFRPFKSLSAYAQFAGRALRSIPDAKDAAIDNVAHLVYHNALGLEELWEYYSKEQQKAEIIDRLEKLFEENEGGGSSDGNGGSELDVGEARQSESYREELKTFVGDETILEAYEEAIRQSRNKTEEALEALRSKGIPVTDEMIKLIEGSTFEDIAKSKRPDLELKERRQELKTYIENGIAEILTAKGLNPKGKAEDIATKLGYYRDTQLALDGLCVKIINEQLLKAIGYPRKQWSIADFKQARPLAEKHVAYLSERL